DNA sequence from the Salvelinus fontinalis isolate EN_2023a chromosome 33, ASM2944872v1, whole genome shotgun sequence genome:
TCTCGCGAGGTCTGCGAACAAACTCCCTAATCATTTTACTGTAGACTCTAATGTGGTGGACTGGATCCTTGACTTTCTTACTAGCAGAACCCAGAGGGTGAAGGTGCATGGGTGCCTGGCAGGGAAGCGGTTATTATCAACAGGCTCACCCCAGGGTTGTGTCCTCGCCCCTCCTCTATATCCTGCACACTGATGACTGCCGTAGCCAGTACAAGAACCAACACATCCTAAAGTTTGCGGACGACTCAGAAATAGTCGGTCTGCTTCATGCCGATGAAACTAGCCCAGGGCCTGTGGTGCCACAGCGGTTCATTGGTGCCACAGCGGTTCATTGGTGCCACAGCGGTTTATTGGTGCCACAGCGGTTCATTGGTGCCACAGCGGTTTATTGGTGCCACAGCGGTTCATTGGTGCCACAGCGGTTCATTGGTGCCACAGCGGTTTATTGGTGCCACAGCGGTTCATTGGTGCCACAGCGGTTTATTGGTGCCACAGCAGTTTATTGGTGCCACAGCGGTTCATTGGTGCCACAGCGGTTCATTGGTGCCACAGCGGTTTATTGGTGCCACAGCAGTTTATTGGTGCCACAGCGGTTCATTGGTGCCACAGCGGTTCATTGGTGCCACAGCGGTTCATTGGTGCCACAGCAGTTTATTGGTGCCACAGCGGTTCATTGGTGCCACAGCAGTTTATTGGTGCCACAGCGGTTTATTGGTGCCACAGCGGTTCATTGGTGCCACAGCGGTTTATTGGTGCCACAGCGGTTCATTGGTGCCACAGCAGTTTATTGGTGCCACAGCGGTTTATTGGTGCCACAGCGGTTTATTGGTGCCACAGCGGTTCATTGGTGCCACAGCAGTTTATTGGTGCCACAGCGGTTTATTGGTGCCACAGCAGTTTATTGGTGCCACAGCGGTTTATTGGTGCCACAGCAGTTTATTGGTGCCACAGCGGTTCATTGGTGCCACAGCAGTTTATTGGTGCCACAGCGGTTCATTGGTGCCACAGCGGTTCATTGGTGCCACAGCGGTTTATTGGTGCCACAGCGGTTTATTGGTGCCACAGCGGTTCATTGGTGCCACAGCAGTTTATTGGTGCCACAGCGGTTCATTGGTGCCACAGCGGTTTATTGGTGCCACAGCGGTTCATTGGTGCCACAGCGGTTTCTTAAAACTGAATGTGACAGAAACAAAAAGATATGTGTATCGACTTCAGGTGTCAACCCCCTACCCCTCAGAACACGATCCTTAAGGGCCAGGTGGTAGACGCCGTAGCCAATCAGAAGTATCTTGGGCGCATGACTGATGATCAACTGACATGATGTGTAAGAAGTACCAGAAACACCTTTTTTTGTGTCAGGAAACGGGCAAAGTTCCAGGTTGACAGGACCTTGAAGAGTCTCTTTTATAAAGCGTACATTGAGTCGGTACTACCATTTGATCTGTTGGCATGGTAACCTTGGTAtcaaagcaacaacaacaaaaagcacTAGCTAGGATAGTAAAAGTGGGCAGTAAGATCGCGGCAGTCCAGCAGAGTAGTCTGTCTGACCTGTACAGCAGACAAGTGTTGAGGAAGGTAGAATCCATCCTGTCTGACTGTGCCCACCCCCGACACCAGGCGTTCCATGATCTACCCTCTGGCTCCCGGTGTAGATTCCCCAATGCTAAGACTGACAGGTACAAGCACACATTTACCTTTGACCCCTACGGCCATTGGCCTTTTGAATACAGGGACGAGGTTAGTCAGTCCTAACTAGTTTCATTGTCTTGGTTGTCATTACATGGGCTGATGATGCAAATGTAGTCAGCATTTTTTTATCCGCATATTTgaatgatgttgatgtgatgtTTTGGAGAATGTGCACAGCGCACTTTACTTACCTTCTATGTAGGCCTTACTTTACACTATTGCTGCTGCTAATGGTTGATCATTAGCAATGTGATACCGATATTGACGGCTGCCAACCCATGCCTCATGCACTAGCATTGTATGTACGCCTCACGTACTCCTTGGTGCCAAAACCAATTGCCCTCTGGGACAAATTAAGTTGAAACCTGAACCAAAAGAAACAGCTGTGAACTGTAATAAAAGGGCATCAACAATGTTATAAACATGCCCGTTGAACATTGGCACATAAACCAACAGTCTTAGCACAAAGATAGGCTAAATAACTACCTTTCTAAGTAAAAACACTACAGCACTCTCTATATGGCTATCTCAGAAGTTGGCCTGCTGAGGAGTTCTGACTGGCGCATTTCATCAGTCAGCCCACCCCCCCGCCGCCGCCTCTGAACAGGGTCAAGGGcagctctccctctcctttaCCTCTATGCCATCCCTCGGAGACCCATCAGCCAACAAGTAGAGCAGAGGACTTTTCTGGGACAGGGaactggagagtgtgtgtgtgtgtgtgtgtgtgtgtgtgtgtgtatagcgtGCATGCTTATGTGCGTGTAAGTGTATGCGTGCGTAGGTGAGTGTGCGAGAGCGCTTAAGTTGTGCAAAAAGTCAgcttgtgtgcatgtgcgtgtgtgtgtgtctttgcgtgTGTCTGAAAGAGAGGCcaaatgagtgagtgagtgagtgagtgagtgagtgagtgagtgagtgagtgagtgagagagagagagtcagtcagTAGGGGAACGAACAGTAAGAGGCCAGAagtgtgcggggggggggggggggggggggcaagcgaagcacagtactgtacatgtgtgtgtcaTGCATGAGAGCACTGGTCTTCTCATTAGACCTGAGAGAAGGGCGCTACGGGCCCCACTTAACATGCCTCAGCAGGAAGTGACGTCATCTGGGTCACCACTAGTCGGAGTGCCAGTGATCTTGAGTGTCAATGGCTACAAAGCACTCTGTCCTTCTATTTATGGCAAGTAGTAACTGTGGCGTAACTGTGATCGCAACGTTGAAATCTAATCTGACATTTATTAGCCAACCAGGAGTGCTGTAGGTCCTTGATCAGCACCAACAGTACCAGCATAATGAAGTAGGACAAGAGCTTTATACACTCTTTCCTCTACAGACTCCGCGGGAGTATATTCAGATATTCAGTAGAGAAATTCATTTGTTTGATTTGGACCCCCTCTACAGTTCTAAGGGACAGACATAGCCTAACAGAGCTGAGAGGCCTGCAGGTTTTATAGCAGTATCCCTCATCCTCTCTTTCTTGAAGGAATCACTGATCTTACCTGACTGGATAGGATTAAGCCAGGGCTACCGCTACATAGCTTTGGCCTATCCCCAGTCATGTGAGATCAGTGAGGAATAACAGGGCCCAGAGctgtacatgtctgtctgtcccctgGCATGGCCTGCTGGCTGTGGTCACGTGGCCCTGTGGCTCTGCTCTGGGGAAGTCACACCTGGCCCACCCTTCGCGGGGGTCAAAGACAACCAGATGCATCCAGTTTTcagagaaattgagagagagcCTGTAACCTGACTTCCACTTTTGGACGTTAACAAGGCGACACTaaactggattggttgaacagagCAGAAGAGAAACTTCCCCTAAAAATATATATCTCGTCAGGACCAGCAAGAAgcgcctgctacgttaggttacaccTGGCCTAGCCAACTGCTCTGCCTGGCCCCGCCACAGCCTAGCTTGCTGTCACAGGAGACAGAGTGCCACAAGTGTTCCCGTTTAACGACACGATTCAGCCCGAAAAAAGATACCACTGGCACACCATACACACCCTGTGAatgacgcacacgcacacagtcacATGGGAGGGAAGGCCAATGTTTTCCACACACCAGGCAGTCATCAATCAACAACTTTTGGTTTGAGACAGAGCACTAGCCCAGAGGAAACTGTAGGCTATTATTctgtatagtgttgtgtgttctgtgtgtatgtgcatggaggctgtgtgtgtgtgtgtgtgtgagtgtgtgtgtgtgtgtgtgtgtgtgtgtgtgtgtgtgtgtgtgtgtgtgtgtgtgtgtgtgtgtgtgtgtgtgtgtgtgtgtgtgtgtgtgtgtgtgtgtgtgtgtgtgtgtgtgtgtgtgtgtgtgtgtgtgtgtgtgtgtgtgtgtgtgtgttcgccacAGGGCTTTCCCTATTTTAGCAGCCACTGGTGTCCTCTTATGTAAACTGCTGGGCTACTGTTTGAACAGGGCACCCaaccgctcctctctctctctctctctctctctctctctctctctcctggcctgAGTTCTGCTGCTAATTGAGCCTGTGAAaaccagaccacacacactcacgttcACGTATGTACACGCACAGTAATCCTTCCCAGTAAGactctagtggtggtggtgacatACTTCTGACTTCAATCCCCACACTGCTATAAGATCAGCATGGCCAGTTTGTTATGGTTCATCCATATTATATAAAGTTCCTATTTATAACTAGGCTATAGCCTATAGGGTAGAGTGAAATACACTGACAGCAGTGGAATGGTATTGCTTTTCTACACAGACCTTTAGGCTACTGTAAATAATCAAGCAAACTCGTATTTCATCAGCTCATGTTCATTCAGCATCCTTATAATTAAACGTGCTGACAGGAGAAAGGCCACGTGATGGGGAAAGCAATGAAAAAAACACGCTTTGTACTCCCCAGGCAGGCAAGAGTGTACATGTGAACGTGTGTAAACGGCGGAAGAACCTCATTACGTCATCGgtcttttttgtgtgtgtgtgtgtgtgtgtgtgtgtgtgtgtgtgtgtgtgtgtgtgtgtgtgtgtgtgtgtgtgtgtgtgtgtgtgtgtgtgtgtgtgtgtgtggctccggGATTTACAAACGCATTACTGAATCCCTGTTGTAAttgacagtgagtcacgtgaccCACCGTAATCTCCCACAGAGAAAAATAGTAACCATGAAGGGGTTGAGAAACAGAGGAGTCCAGCCATCTGGCATTAATTACCGTTGGAGCAACTCTACAAAGCCTATTGACACCGCCACCTGTGTGATCCGCTATAATTAGACAATGTGGAATATATGTCTGGCTGCGATAGCGTGTGGCTCTGACAGTGACTGCGCCTCAATGTGAAACACACGGATAATTGAAAGTCCTGTGATTGATGCAATACATTAAATAAATTCACAACCCAGTGTTTTAGACTAGTCAAGAACGGTGATTTTTTTTGGAACCCCTAAATATTGGGTTTGCTTTGATCACAAAAAAAAGCTTTAGAACTGATATCCAGGAGCATAGGGTGAATAGATTCGCGATTATGTGGACAGTAATTCTGTCCGATTGGGGAAAGTATTGAGGAGCGGTCGTGACTTCTGTGGGATGTTGGCAATGCTAGGCTAGTTTTTTCTAAATCTTAACTTGCTAGTAATACATAGTCTACATAGCTATAGCTAGATGATAACACTATAATTACCCTGAgttcatctctctctgcttcccagCGATATTTCTCGGTCTGGAAGCGTCCCCATTCGAACTGGATAAAGTGCAAGATCCCGGGAAGCGATAGGCCTGCGTCGCCGTCTTGTGGTTCTCGAGGCTGCGACGATCCAGCCATCGCTCCGGCGGCGGCTGCTGTTGTCGCTTGCCCGAGTACTGATTTCGGCCCGTTCGGGTTGCGCCCCACGCCGCTGCCTCCGGAGTTCTGGTTTGTTCCCCCTGCTACTCCACCGGATCTTTCCGCCTCCATTTTAGCGCTTGAGCTTTCGCCAGGACAGGGGGGTGAAAAACAAGCAGCGATTATAATAACAACCCCGTCCCTCAcaaacccagcactaacactctacccttctttcttcctctctcacgTAAAGAGTAAATGCAAGAACTCCCATGGAGAAACGGTGCCAAAAAATGAGCTAAGAGCAAATCTACTACAGCGTCGACGGGAATCGTTTTTTTTCTCTTTCCCATTACAGTAACCAGGGACGTCGCTTCCTGCCATATTGTGATCTCACGCAAGCTGCCTGTGGTCGTTTCTGAAACAGCAAAGCAAGGGTATAACGTTACAGACCGCGGTGTTGATAATAATCTAAAACTCTCAGTATATTAACACTATTTTAGTTAATTTGTCAGTATAACATTAATATTTTACACTGTAACTAAGCGCTATTGCACTGGTGGTGTCTCCATGGTGTGCTTAGCTCAGCCACCTTTCCACACAGCGAGCGAATTCGATGTAACGTTACGTGCATTATGGTTTGTATGCTGTTTCATTCTAACGATttggagaatgttaggctatataACGGGGAGAATGTGAAGACAAATGAGTTCTGCATATGAAGCGTTTATAGGGGTCATTTATGGTGTGGTCTATATGAAATTATTGAGAATGATCATGGTTCCATGGTTGCATAGAAGCCATGCAGTATAGGTGTAGTCTACTGTCAGCATTAAGTGACAGAATAAAAAGTACATTGCATTATGCAGACACAATTCTAGGTACTGGAAATGTGGTATTATTGCTGTAGCAATACTTGATAGCCTACGGTAGCAATTCTAGAAGGGAGCATAGGCCTGTACTTAAATGGAGCATCAATTTGAAGCATCTCTGTAGCTCATTTGGCTGCAATTTATAGTTAAGGTTACAATCTAGGTCAAAGTATTGGCTGAAGAGAACTAGGGCAATCCAGTCCATGTATGGGAGACACACTGCACCTAGTTGCTTGACGTTTGAATATAATGTAATAAACTAGACTACAGCCTCTAAAGCCTATCACAGCCATCTGAAGTGCTTAGAAACCCTATTTTTTTAAGAACTCATTTTAAATTCCTGTGTTTTCTGTGTATTTCAGCTATTCCAGCAGCTGGCCATTACTCTTCCGATGCACATAGGCTGTAGCTCTTTACAGATGGGGTCCTGATGTTTATGGACAGGCTTTCTGAATAGAGAGCTCCATCCTATACCTTCTCCTTTCCCTGAGCCAGACGAGCACAGCAAGAGGTGCCATGCGGGTGAGTTTCTGCCAGGGCCTTCTGACTGGAGCCATCGCTCTGAACCTGCTCATCCTCTACTACGTCTCCCAAGCCCAGCAACAGATGATGGAGAAACGCCGGGACCCAGGAAGGGGCTCCAGGAAGGCTGCCTTACCTGcttccggactggagggcggcaTGGGGGGCCTGGTAGGGGTCGGCGCGGGGATGGTTGGCGCTGGAGGTGTCGGGGGAGAGGGGAACAGCCACGGCCCTCGTGTGACTGTCCTCCTACGGGAGTTTGAGAATTTTGAGAACTACGTCGGTGATGTGGCACGCTCCTTCCAGCACCAGAGACCTGAGCTGCCCTTCCTGGCTGTGTCTGACACCCCGCCctacccccctctgtctctccccgagGGGGCCCGTCTCCTGGTGCTCTCCCCCAGCCCCGAGCAGCCCCCGCAGGCCCACCGACCAGAGTTCCACGTCCAGACAGAGTTTGTGCTGCTGGTGCCTGACGGGGTGGAGCTGGAGCAGGGCCGGGCTGTGGAGAGGCTGATCCGGGAGCTggagggggagggtggggggCCCGTGAGGCTGGTGGCTTCCCCAGTGTTGGCACGCTCGGCCGTTCAGTGCCTGCACCTGCGGGTCAGTCTGAGAGAGTGGACGGCCACCTATTCCACAGCGGCGTCTGGGAGCAGTGGTAGCGTGTGTTCAGCCCTTCAGGGGGACGTGGTGGTCCTCATCCGCTCTGAGGACCTCTTCAACCTGTCTGTCCCACTGGGGAGGCCACTGCTGCCCTCACTCTTCATCCAGACCTCCCTGCATGGCTGGAAGGTCAAGCTTCTGGAGAGCCCCGGCATCTCCCCCAGCCACCGACCTCTCTTCAGCTCAGCCCACAACCAGTGGAAGGCAGACAGCCATCTGAAGGAGGCCACTAGCCGGCTGATGAGGAACTTTGGGCTGAAGCGTCTCCTACTGGCTGATGGGAAGGAGCAGTGGCACGGTTGTGGGAAGGAGACGGAGCGTTGCTTCGGTACGGTCCGGGATGACACCCCTGAGTACCTGTACCTGGAGCGCTGGACACCTCCCTGCTGCCTGCGCGCACTACGCGAGACCACCAAGTATGTGATCAACATTCTGGAGAGCTCCGGGGTGCGCTACTGGCTGGAAGGAGGCTCCCTGCTGGGGGCGGCCCGCCACCAGGACATCATCCCCTGGGACTATGACGTGGACCTGGGCATCTACCTGGAGGACGTGCCTAACTGTGACTACCTGAAGAACCTGGACTCTGGTTCTCTGGTGGACGCTAACGGCTATGTGTGGGAGCGGGCAGTGGAGGGGGACTTCTATAGGGTGCAATACAGTGAGGCTAACCACCTCCACGTGGACCTGTGGCCCTTCTACCCGCGAAACGGCGTCATGACCAAAGACACGTGGATGGAGCACAAACAGGATGTGGAGTTCCCCGAGCACTTCCTGCAGCCGCTGGTGCAAATGCCATTCGCCGGCGTCACCGCCTACGGCCCGAACAACCACCGCGCCTTCCTGGAGCTCAAGTTTGGGGAGGGGGTCATCGAGAACCCCCAATACCCCAACCCTGCCAAGAAGAGGCTGGATAGGAGCCGGCTGTGAGGGAGGGGTGTGGCTGGGACCTTTGCAGTTTTCATGTTGCCCACCAAAAGGACAAAACGATTCTAGCCACAACccaaaacatatacagttgaagtcggaagtttacatac
Encoded proteins:
- the LOC129832376 gene encoding ribitol 5-phosphate transferase FKRP-like, whose translation is MRVSFCQGLLTGAIALNLLILYYVSQAQQQMMEKRRDPGRGSRKAALPASGLEGGMGGLVGVGAGMVGAGGVGGEGNSHGPRVTVLLREFENFENYVGDVARSFQHQRPELPFLAVSDTPPYPPLSLPEGARLLVLSPSPEQPPQAHRPEFHVQTEFVLLVPDGVELEQGRAVERLIRELEGEGGGPVRLVASPVLARSAVQCLHLRVSLREWTATYSTAASGSSGSVCSALQGDVVVLIRSEDLFNLSVPLGRPLLPSLFIQTSLHGWKVKLLESPGISPSHRPLFSSAHNQWKADSHLKEATSRLMRNFGLKRLLLADGKEQWHGCGKETERCFGTVRDDTPEYLYLERWTPPCCLRALRETTKYVINILESSGVRYWLEGGSLLGAARHQDIIPWDYDVDLGIYLEDVPNCDYLKNLDSGSLVDANGYVWERAVEGDFYRVQYSEANHLHVDLWPFYPRNGVMTKDTWMEHKQDVEFPEHFLQPLVQMPFAGVTAYGPNNHRAFLELKFGEGVIENPQYPNPAKKRLDRSRL